One genomic region from Strix aluco isolate bStrAlu1 chromosome 25, bStrAlu1.hap1, whole genome shotgun sequence encodes:
- the CLPS gene encoding colipase isoform X2, which translates to MANALPPCLLLALLLLPLALPAPHERGLIFNLDTGELCLQSAQCKSGCCHRGSGLSLARCAPKAAELQACSPKSIYGVYYKCPCESGLTCDADKTIVGSITNSDFGICQDPRSSNGSR; encoded by the exons ATGGCCAACGCGCTTcccccctgcctgctcctggccctgctgctcctgcccctggccctgcctgcgcCGCACGAGCGAGGGCTCATCTTCAACTTG GACACGGGGGAGCTGTGTCTGCAGAGCGCCCAGTGCAAGAGCGGCTGCTGCCACCGGGGCAGCGGCCTGAGCCTGGCCCGATGCGCGCCCAAGGCGGCCGAGTTGCAGGCGTGCTCCCCAAAG AGCATCTATGGGGTCTACTACAAGTGCCCCTGCGAGAGCGGCTTGACCTGCGACGCTGATAAAACCATCGTGGGCTCCATCACCAACAGCGACTTCGGCATCTGCCAAGACCCCCGGAGCTCCAACGGGTCGCGGTGA
- the LHFPL5 gene encoding LHFPL tetraspan subfamily member 5 protein, with protein sequence MPKLLPAQEAARIYHTNYVRNARAMGVLWALFTLCFSILMVVTFIQPYWIGDSIDTPQAGYFGLFSYCIGNALTGELICKGSPLDFGTIPSSAFKTAMFFVGISTFLIIGSILCFSLFFFCNAATVYKVCAWMQLAAATGLMIGCLIYPDGWDSSEVKRMCGDKTDKYTLGACTVRWAYILCIIGILDALILSFLAFVLGNRQDNLLPSDFKVEDKEEEND encoded by the exons ATGCCCAAGCTGCTGCCGGCGCAGGAGGCGGCACGGATCTACCACACCAACTACGTGCGGAACGCGCGGGCCATGGGGGTGCTCTGGGCCCTCTTCACCCTCTGCTTCTCCATCCTGATGGTCGTGACCTTCATCCAGCCGTACTGGATCGGCGACAGCATCGACACGCCGCAGGCCGGTTACTTCGGCCTCTTCTCCTACTGCATCGGCAACGCGCTCACGGGCGAGCTCATCTGCAAGGGCAGCCCCCTGGACTTCGGCACCATCCCCTCCAGCGCCTTCAAAACCGCCATGTTCTTCGTAGGCATCTCCACCTTCCTCATCATCGGCTCCATCCTCTGCTTCAGCCTCTTCTTCTTCTGCAACGCAGCCACCGTCTATAAAGTCTGTGCCTGGATGCAGCTGGCGGCAG ctaCCGGGCTGATGATCGGGTGCCTGATCTACCCCGACGGCTGGGACTCGAGCGAGGTGAAGCGCATGTGTGGGGACAAGACGGACAAATACACACTGGGCGCCTGCACCGTGCGCTGGGCGTACATCCTCTGCATCATCGGCATCCTCGACGCGCTCATACTCTCCTTCCTGGCCTTTGTGTTGGGGAACCGGCAGGACAACCTCCTCCCGTCTGATTTTAAAGTGGAAGATAAAG aagaggAGAACGACTGA
- the CLPS gene encoding colipase isoform X1 — MSQAENSTSAGGILGQTKEMLQGGRLRHAEAELVCDTHPKPPGPPGGGLRWGTERDLVLRPCLAVQDTGELCLQSAQCKSGCCHRGSGLSLARCAPKAAELQACSPKSIYGVYYKCPCESGLTCDADKTIVGSITNSDFGICQDPRSSNGSR; from the exons ATGAGCCAGGCAGAAAACAGCACTTCAGCGGGTGGTATTTTGGGCCAGACCAAGGAAATGCTGCAGGGTGGGAGGCTCAGGCATGCTGAGGCAGAGCTGGTGTGCGACACCCACCCAAAACCCCCAGGCCCCCCGGGGGGGGGTTTAAGGTGGGGGACAGAGAGGGACCTGGTGCTCAGGCCGTGCCTCGCGGTGCAGGACACGGGGGAGCTGTGTCTGCAGAGCGCCCAGTGCAAGAGCGGCTGCTGCCACCGGGGCAGCGGCCTGAGCCTGGCCCGATGCGCGCCCAAGGCGGCCGAGTTGCAGGCGTGCTCCCCAAAG AGCATCTATGGGGTCTACTACAAGTGCCCCTGCGAGAGCGGCTTGACCTGCGACGCTGATAAAACCATCGTGGGCTCCATCACCAACAGCGACTTCGGCATCTGCCAAGACCCCCGGAGCTCCAACGGGTCGCGGTGA